Within Planctomycetia bacterium, the genomic segment CGCGGGGACAGATCGACATTTGGTTGTCGTTGAGGATCACCAGCAGCTTCTTCTTCAGGCCGCCGGCGTTGTTCATTGCCTCAAAGACAATTCCAGACGGAAACGCCCCGTCGCCAATCACGGCGACCGAGTGCCGGTCCGATTCGCCGAGCAAGTCGTCGGCCGCCTTCATGCCGAGCGCGGTCGAAACGCTGCAACCGGCGTGGCCGGTCATGAATAGGTCGAAGTCGCTCTCGGCCGGGTTCGGGTAGCCCATCAGGCCGCCTTTGACCCGCATGGTGCTGAATTCGTGATACCGCCCAGTGATGAGCTTGTGCGGGTAGATCTGATGTCCGGTGTCCCAGATCAGCCGGTCACGTCGGAAATCGAACGCCGTGTGGAGTGCCAGGCACAACTCGACTACACCCAGATTCGATGCGAAGTGCGCAGTGCGATCGGAGACGAGATTACAGAGCACGTCGCGCATTTCGGCGGCGAGAGCTTCCAACTCGGCCGTCGAAAAGCCGGTCAGATCGCTGGGCGATTCGACCTTGGACAACAGCGGATGCATCAACGATCCCTTTCCAACACGTAGCGAGCCAGTGCTTCCAAGCTGGCGGCTCGCGGCCCCAGTCCGGCCAAAGCCGTGCATGCCTCGTCAACGAGCGCTACGGCCCATTGACGGCTCTCTTCGATTCCGAGCAACCCCGGGAAGGTGAGTTTGCCTCGCCCGGCGTCTTTCCCCACGCGCTTCCCGAGCGCGGCCTCGTTCCCCTCTACGTCCAGCAGGTCGTCAGAGATCTGGAAGGCCACGCCGAGCGCCGCGCCGTAGTCTTCCAGAGCCCTGAGTTGTACGTGATCGGCCCCCGCGGTGATCGCTCCCAATTTCAGCGACGCCAGAAACATCGCGCCGGTCTTGCGGCGGTGAATCGACTTGAGCGACTCCAGGTCGTTCGCCGCGTCGACGCCCGCCAGATCATCCGCTTGTCCGCCGACGAGCTGCGCCGCTCCCGCCGCCTTCGTCAATTCACGGCAGCAAGCCAATGCCGCCTGCGCCGGTCGCACGTCGTGTGCCAGGACTTCGAAAGCCAGGGTCAACAACGCGTCGCCCACGAGAATCGCCAGGCCATCGCCGTAGACCTTATGACAGGTCGGGCGACCGCGGCGCAGGTCGTCGTCGTCCATGGCCGGCAGGTCGTCATGAACCAGCGAATAGCAGTGGACCATCTCGACCGCACACGCGGCGGTCAGCGCCGCTTCGTCGGAATCTGAACCGCAAGCCTCGGCCGCCATTAACACCAGCAGCGGCCGTAAACGCTTGCCGGGAGCCAACAAACTGTAAGCAATCGCTTCGCGCAGCCGGTCCGGGCAGCCATCCGGAAGACGGTCGATGTAGCTCCGCAGCGCGGATTCGACGCGCGGCGTCCGTGCGGCGACGAGCTGCGGAAACGAAGCGACCGAGGCGCTCACCGTGTTTGTGGCAGAAACCCTGCCGCCCCCAGGGGATGCGATTTCACAGTCCCCATTCTAAAACAGCGCGGGCGGTTCGTCTATCTGGGGGGGATCGCT encodes:
- a CDS encoding farnesyl diphosphate synthase, with protein sequence MSASVASFPQLVAARTPRVESALRSYIDRLPDGCPDRLREAIAYSLLAPGKRLRPLLVLMAAEACGSDSDEAALTAACAVEMVHCYSLVHDDLPAMDDDDLRRGRPTCHKVYGDGLAILVGDALLTLAFEVLAHDVRPAQAALACCRELTKAAGAAQLVGGQADDLAGVDAANDLESLKSIHRRKTGAMFLASLKLGAITAGADHVQLRALEDYGAALGVAFQISDDLLDVEGNEAALGKRVGKDAGRGKLTFPGLLGIEESRQWAVALVDEACTALAGLGPRAASLEALARYVLERDR